CCAGTATTGTTCATTTTACTACAGAAGGGATCATATGCTTGCAACTTATGAAATTCCAGTATATCCTATTCTGGATGAGAGTACATGGGTGATCCCGAGAGAGGTGCTAGAGAATGTGGTCCTACCACCAAAAGGGAGAAGAAATGCAGGAacgccaagaaagaaaagactCCTACCATCTTCAGAgaaagcaaaaaagaagaagaaattttcATGTTCGGTGTGTGGCCAAGATGGTCACAGTCGGAAAACATGTGGAAATCCACCAAAAGATTGAAACATTAGGCTTCTTATTGCATTTGTTGTCATGGTGGGTAGTTAACATTCATAAACAAAAGTATTTTGCTTGTCAATAACATTGCTCCTATGCCACTAGCATTCTATGTTGTGTTGCACTTTTCAATAAAAAGCGTTTCGCTTTAGACTATATACTGATTCTCTTACATATGTTTTGTTATACATGTATCTCTTGTATAAATATTGTATAATCACGTATATCCGCTGAAATGGAGCTTTCTAGTGAAAAGTGATAGAAATGAGGGAATGGAATTCGCTTAAAAAATAGTGAACAAATGTGCAGTATACGTATAAAGATGTATAACTTTgcttgtatatttttgtataaaggATTGATCTTCTCAGTCAACCAATGCATACAAGCTCCTACTCAATTGATCTTCTCAATCATAGTACCAATTATGAGAATTTCTATCAAGCCAGCTTGGAATGCTTCAAAGAAATATAAATGATAGCAATTATACTGACAATTGCTTCCACGGACTTCTCACAATCCAAAAAAACAAGCAGCAAAAAGGAGACTTAAAAAAACAACACTTAAGTACTGGTTTTCTTGAGTTCATAAGAAAACTTTCTCATAATGACAAATTAAGTTCATAAGATATCTATAactttttgtataatattgtataatcaCGTATATCCTCTGAAAAAGAGGATGCGAATTGCCCAAGATCAGCAAGCAATACTTCAGAACCTATAATACCGTAAAATAAAACATTTCAACACTCATTAATCTTCACAATCGTATACAATAAAAGTATATTTCATTGATTAGCAACATCATTGTACTTTACAGTATCGCATCAAAACAGCTAAGTCAAATTCCTTTCTAAAAGCCACCTTGTCTGTACATTACATTATCGCATCAAAACATCCTCTTCCCAAACAACCTGCCAGTAACTTCTTTACATCGACTAGTTGCATTGgccttttattttttgcttccAAAATCTCACATCAGGGATCCATACCTAGTGCGATGTACCTCAATGTCAATATTATCTTTTGTGATTTCTTTACCATGGATGAAATAATCAACAAAGACAGCAACATAAACTCCGCAATCACTATAAACCAAAGAAAGCAAATTATCTAAAAGTTAATGTAAAAAAGcaaaatagaaatttaaaaaagatagaaaaagaTACCTTTCAGTTTGCTGTGGCAGATTATCAACCACATTAATGTGCAAAGCTTCACTTTGAAATTTCTCAATGGCCCTCTTAACATTGAATTTAGACCTTTCTAGGAAGTATGATATCAATAATTTGTAAGGTAACAGTGCTTTCATAACAAGTTTATCATTTTGTGAATCACGGTTGGAGTCATAGACATGGATGCACCAATCACCGAAGGTAAACACGCCCAAAACCCAGTGTCTCAATTTAGCTTTTCCCCGGTCGACAAAAATCGGGAATAACACATGGTCAACTTCGTCCCACGCTACATTTGCATCACAATAATATCGTCTAATGTACTCTtctatttcatgttctttagGGATCACAAACAAATCTTGGTTCTTTTTCTCAAACTCCGTATAGAGTGAACAAAGCTTCTTATTGAAAACAAAATCAGTTGTAGTAAACCTTACGGAAACAGAAGGtccatatttttccttcttcctcATACAG
This sequence is a window from Lycium ferocissimum isolate CSIRO_LF1 unplaced genomic scaffold, AGI_CSIRO_Lferr_CH_V1 ctg8454, whole genome shotgun sequence. Protein-coding genes within it:
- the LOC132045885 gene encoding uncharacterized protein LOC132045885, whose amino-acid sequence is MDEVLCPHALAIIKLNKLTSAQYCSFYYRRDHMLATYEIPVYPILDESTWVIPREVLENVVLPPKGRRNAGTPRKKRLLPSSEKAKKKKKFSCSVCGQDGHSRKTCGNPPKD